In Dryocola sp. LX212, the genomic stretch AGTCTTTCGTACACGAAATGCGCCCGAGTCTGAACATTGAAGCTGTCGCTACCGGTGAACACTGGTACGGCCTGCAGGCAAAAGAAAAAGGCTTAGTGGACGACGTCAGTACCAGCGACGATTTGCTTATCAGCCTGATGGCAAACCATGATGTCATTGGCGTGCGTTATGCCCAGCGCAAGAAAATGATGGATCGTTTCACGGGCAGTGCGGCAAACAGTCTGGATCGTTTGTTGCTGCGCTGGTGGCAACGCGGTGAAAAGCCGCTATTGTAAAGGAAGGATTAAGAGCGAGGCTGATAGCCTCGCTTTTTACTTCAGGCGGCTTCAGTCCTGTAGATGGTATTTTTCAGAAAGCAGGTGAGCCAGGTGTTTGAACATATTGAATACCGCAGTGCTTTTTCCGGTCGGTAAGCCTTGTTCATCAAGGAAGTATTCGCCGCTAAATACCAGCACGCCATTTTTTTGCTCAACGCCAGTAGCATGCATGCCGTGCATGAAATCTTCATGTTCACGGATGATCTTGTTGGCCTCGGCAAGAAGCGTCTCACGGTCAATAGGCTGAGTAGTAGATTGCATGTTGTCTCCTCCAGAAAACTGGCGTTAGTTTACGTCCACATGACGGCGTTGGGCAATATCTCCCTGTAAAGTGTGGACCTGCAAAAAGTTGACCATGCTGGCGAGAAACGGTTTTGCATGCTAATAAAGTTGCGTATCGGATTTTATCAGGTAGAGTGTGACGCTTTCGCAAATCTGGCAAAGGATTTGCTTGACATTCAACCAAACTTCCGTCGTGCTATGTCACCTGTACGAAAGAGCCGTTATCTCAATCACCTGCGCTGCTTCAGCTTTCGGATTAGGTGCTTGAAAAAAGAGTTGATCTCCCTTGCGGCTGCCGCAATATAAAAAAGGCGCGCCGATTGTGAGAGATTGAGACAGCGTGCGACGTATTCTGGATGAATTAAATTAGGTAAAGGTGAATATGGGTAAAGCTCTCGTCATCGTTGAGTCCCCGGCAAAAGCCAAAACGATCAACAAATATCTCGGTAATGACTACGTGGTTAAGTCCAGCGTAGGCCATATCCGTGATTTGCCGACCAGTGGATCAACCACCAAGAAGAGCGCTGACTCTGCCTCCACCAAAACGACCAAAAAGGTCAAAAAGGATGAACGCGGCGCGCTCGTAAACCGTATGGGTGTCGACCCGTGGCACAGCTGGGAAGCCCAGTATGAAGTGCTGCCGGGCAAAGAAAAGGTGGTTTCAGAACTGAAATCCCTTGCTGAGAAAGCCGACCATATCTATCTCGCAACCGACCTTGACCGCGAAGGGGAGGCCATTGCATGGCACCTGCGGGAAGTGATCGGGGGCGATGAATCGCGCTATAGCCGCGTGGTGTTTAACGAAATCACCAAAAATGCTATCCAGCAGGCATTCGAAAAGCCGGGCGAACTGAATATTGACCGTGTGAACGCTCAGCAGGCGCGTCGCTTTATGGACCGCGTCGTGGGCTACATGGTTTCTCCGCTGCTGTGGAAGAAAATTGCCCGTGGCCTGTCCGCAGGCCGTGTGCAGTCCGTTGCGGTGCGTCTGGTTGTGGAGCGTGAGCGCGAAATTAAAGCGTTCGTGCCGGAAGAGTTCTGGGAAATTGATGCCAACCTGGCAACGCCTAAGGGCGACAATTTGCCGGTTCAGGTCAGCCACCACAAAGATAAACCCTTCCGTCCGGTCAATCGTGAACAGACCATGGCGGCGGTCAGCGAGCTTGAAAAAGCGAGCTACAGCGTACTTGAGCGTGAAGACAAGCCGACCAGTAGCAAACCTGGCGCGCCGTTTATCACCTCCACGCTGCAGCAGGCGGCAAGCACCCGTCTTGGTTTTGGCGTCAAGAAAACCATGATGATGGCGCAGCGCCTGTATGAAGCAGGCCACATCACCTACATGCGTACCGACTCCACTAACCTGAGCCAGGACGCGGTGAACATGGTGCGTGAGTACATCGGCGAGAACTTTGGCAAGAAATACCTGCCTGAGTCACCGCTTCAGTACTCCAATAAAGAGAATTCTCAGGAAGCGCACGAAGCGATTCGTCCTTCTGACGTCGGCGTAGTTTCTGAATCCCTGAAGGATATGGAAGCGGACGCGCAGAAGCTTTATCAGCTGATCTGGCGCCAGTTCGTGGCCTGTCAGATGACGCCTGCACAGTACGACTCCACGACCTTAACCGTCGCCGCCGGTGATTACCGCCTGAAAGCGCGTGGCCGTATCCTGCGCTTCGACGGCTGGACAAAAGTGATGCCTGCGCTGCGCAAAGGTGACGAAGACAAAACGCTGCCTGCGGTGAACAAAGGTGACGCGATGTCGCTGGTTGAACTGCTGCCGGGCCAGCACTTTACCAAGCCACCCGCTCGTTTTAGCGAAGCGTCGCTGGTAAAAGAGTTGGAAAAACGTGGTATCGGTCGACCTTCCACTTACGCCTCTATCATTTCCACCATCCAGGATCGTGGTTATGTGCGTGTGGAAAACCGTCGTTTCTATGCGGAAAAAATGGGCGAGATAGTCACCGATCGCCTGGAAGAGAACTTCCGCGAGCTGATGAACTACGACTTTACCGCGCAGATGGAAAACAACCTCGACCAGGTGGCCAACAATCAGGCCGAGTGGAAAGGGGTGCTGGACGAGTTCTTCACCGATTTCAGCGGCCAGCTTGAAAAAGCGGCGCAGGAACCGGAAGAGGGCGGGATGCGCCCGAACCAGATGGTGCTCACCAGCATCGACTGCCCGACCTGTGGCCGTCAGATGGGTATCCGTACCGCCAGCACCGGCGTGTTCCTGGGCTGTTCCGGCTACGCCCTGCCGCCGAAAGAGCGTTGCAAGACCACCATTAACCTGGTGCCGGAAAACGAAGTGCTCAACGTCCTTGAGGGCGACGACGCGGAAACTAACGCCCTGCGCGCGAAGCGTCGCTGTGCTAAATGCGGCACCGCGATGGACAGCTACCTTATCGATCCGAAGCGCAAGCTGCACGTTTGTGGTAACAACCCAACCTGCGACGGCTACGAAATCGAAGAGGGCGAGTTCCGTATCAAAGGTTATGACGGCCCTATCGTTGAATGCGAAAAATGTGGTTCCGAAATGCACCTGAAAATGGGGCGTTTCGGTAAATACATGGCCTGCACCAACGAAGACTGTAAGAACACCCGTAAGATTCTGCGCAACGGCGAAGTGGCTCCTCCGAAGGAAGACCCGGTTCCATTGCCGGAGCTGCCGTGCGAGAAATCAGACGCCTACTTTGTTCTGCGTGACGGCGCAGCTGGCGTGTTCCTGGCAGCCAACACCTTCCCTAAATCGCGTGAAACCCGCGCGCCGTTAGTGGAAGAGCTGTACCGCTTCCGTGACCGTCTGCCGGAAAAGCTGCGCTATCTGGCAAATGCCCCGCAGCAGGACGCGGAGGGTAATAAGTCGGTGGTACGCTTTAGCCGTAAGACCAAACAGCAGTACGTTTCCTCCGAGAAAGACGGCAAGGCCACCGGCTGGTCCGCCTTCTTCGTTGACGGGAAATGGGTCGAAGGGAAGAAGTAATTTTCCTGTGAAATGAAAAACCGGAGCCTGGCTCCGGTTTTTTTATATCCCCTTATATAACATCTTTATTATTTTTTCTTAATATCTATACAGAGAAGATATAACTGATATAGTGATCCCATTGCATTTTTCACTTTCATATCGTCTTACTCCCCGCATCGCCTGCGACGGGGCGTTTTGACCTGGATGGTAAGTCATGAAACTACAGCAGCTTCGTTATATCGTTGAGGTGGTTAACCACAATCTTAACGTCTCATCGACGGCGGAAGGGCTTTACACCTCTCAACCGGGTATCAGCAAGCAGGTACGCATGCTGGAAGATGAACTGGGCATCCAGATTTTCGCTCGTAGCGGTAAGCATCTCACCCAGGTCACACCGGCAGGGCAGGAGATTATTCGTATTGCCCGGGAAGTGCTTTCAAAGGTGGACGCTATTAAATCCGTCGCCGGTGAGCACACATGGCCGGATAAAGGCTCGCTGTACGTGGCAACCACGCATACACAGGCACGTTATGCTTTGCCTGGCGTAATCAAAGGTTTTATTGAGCGTTACCCGCGCGTTTCCTTACACATGCACCAGGGCTCCCCTACGCAGATCGCTGAGGCCGTTTCTAAGGGCAATGCGGACTTTGCCATCGCGACCGAAGCACTGCATCTTTATGACGACCTGGTGATGCTGCCTTGCTACCACTGGAATCGTTCCATTGTCGTTACGCCGGATCATCCGCTGGCATCCAAAGAGTCCGTAACCATCGAAGAGCTCGCGCAGTACCCGCTGGTTACTTATACCTTCGGCTTTACGGGGCGATCGGAGCTGGACACCGCGTTTAACCGCGCAGGCTTAACGCCACGCATCGTCTTTACGGCGACCGACGCGGACGTGATTAAAACCTACGTCCGCCTTGGCCTTGGCGTCGGGGTCATCGCCAGCATGGCGGTAGATCCGGTCTCCGACCCGGATCTGGTAAGAATTGAAGCCCAGGGCGTATTCAGCCACAGCACCACCAAAATTGGCTTCCGCCGCAGCACCTTCCTGCGCAGCTATATGTATGATTTTATTCAGCGCTTTGCACCGCACCTGACGCGAGACGTTGTGGATACCGCCGTTGCGCTACGTTCCAATGAAGATATTGAAGCAATGTTTAAAGATATTAAATTACCTGCCAAATAATGACGCACGGTATCTTCTTGTGCTTAAGAGGGTACCGTTCTTTTCCGACAGAGGAATACGAATTAGACTCATCCGGATTTAAATCCCGCACTTAATACCCCTCACATTATAATGGTTAATATGTCTCTATTATGCGACAGGCGTAGTTAACAATTAACCGCAGCGCAAATCCCAGTGTTCAATAACTTATTTCATGTCAAAAGATTAAATCTTTTCCTGAAAACAGCGCGCAAATTCGCTGGCTTTTGAGCTAGAGTTTCTTTAGGATTAATCCCAACAGACGATTGTTTATACCGATTGTTAATGAATTTCTGATAAGTGGTGTCGATTGTATGAGGTTAGCAATGCCTGCAGGACGTGAACAACCGCAAAGGGATCCCGAGCTTAAACGCAAAGCATGGCTTGCGGTCTTTGTGGTTTCAGGCCTGTTCTGGCTGGTGGTCGCGCTGGTGGCCTGGCATTACTGGAGCTGAACATGGTGACTCACGGACAAGTGCAGCAGTCCAATCCTGTGTGTCAACAGGATGACAAAGCCATTCAGACGCAGAAGGGAGCAAAAAACGCCAAAAACGTGTCCCCCGAGCGCTGGAAACTGTCAAAGCAGCAGCAGGATTTTATCGATCTTTTTGCTGCTGACGATCACAAAAAACAATAATTACTCATTTCATTTACGTTTAATTAACTTGCTGTCAATCACACTTTTTATATTAGCGGCAGCAAACTGGCGTACTTATTAATAACTACACACGGCAATATTCTTCGCGACTGCTTAATTAGTCAGTCAATGTGCATAGCGTATATTAAAAGAGTAATGCTTATGATTAACTTCGGAAGTCTTAAATACTGGTCATGGGTTGGCGCGTTCACCGTATCGGTGTTGTTCTGGGCGCAACTGATCGCCACGCTGGCTAACTAATTCAAACGCCCTGGCTCCGAGCCCGGGCGTTTTCGTCTCCGCAGCCGCTAAAATGCCATTTATCATTTTGGGTTGTTATCAAAACGTTACGACATGTTTGTGTTATCTTTAATAGTGACCCTGAATTCACTCAGGACATCGTTAAGGAGGAGCTATGTCGTCAACCCTACGAGAAGCCAGTAAGGATACGCTACAGGCGCTGGATAAAACCTATCACTACTACAGCCTGCCGCTGGCATCAAAGGAACTTGGGGATATCACCCGTCTACCCAAGTCGCTAAAAGTTCTGCTTGAAAACCTGCTGCGCTGGCAGGATGAAGATTCGGTGACCCGAGAGGATATTCATGCGCTGGCGGGCTGGCTGAAAAACGCCCACGCCGACCGTGAAATTGCCTACCGCCCTGCGCGCGTATTAATGCAGGATTTTACCGGCGTTCCCGCAGTCGTCGATCTGGCCGCAATGCGTGAAGCCGTCAAACGTCTCGGCGGCGACACCGCCAAAGTAAACCCACTTTCTCCCGTCGACCTGGTCATTGACCACTCCGTTACCGTTGACCACTTCGGCGATGATGATGCTTTCGAAGAGAACGTGCGCCTTGAGATGGAGCGTAACCACGAGCGTTATGTCTTCCTGCGCTGGGGGCAGCAGGCTTTCAGCCGTTTCAGCGTCGTGCCACCGGGCACCGGCATTTGCCATCAGGTAAACCTTGAGTATCTCGGGAAAGCTGTCTGGAGCGAAATGCAGGGCGATGAGCTCGTGGCCTATCCGGACACGCTGGTCGGCACCGACTCCCACACCACGATGATCAACGGCCTCGGCGTTCTGGGCTGGGGAGTGGGGGGCATCGAGGCGGAAGCCGCCATGCTCGGCCAGCCGGTATCAATGCTGATCCCCGATGTTGTGGGCTTTAAGCTCGACGGCAAACTGGGCGAAGGCATTACCGCCACCGACCTGGTGCTGACCGTCACCCAGATGCTGCGTAAGCACGGCGTTGTGGGTAAATTTGTTGAGTTTTACGGTGACGGGCTGGACTCGCTGCCGCTGGCGGACCGCGCCACCATCGCCAACATGGCACCAGAGTACGGTGCAACCTGTGGCTTCTTCCCGATAGATGCCGTGACGCTGGATTACATGCGCCTCAGCGGCCGCACGGAAGATCAGATTGCGCTGGTTGAAGCCTATGCTAAAGCACAGGGCATGTGGCGCAACACCGGTGATGAACCTGTCTTTACCAGCACGCTGTCTCTGGATATGAACGAAGTTGAGGCGAGCCTTGCCGGGCCAAAACGCCCGCAGGATCGCGTCGCGCTGGGTGATGTGCCAAAAGCCTTTAGCGCCAGCAACGAACTCGAAGTCAATTCATCGCAAAAAGACCGCGCTCCGGTTAATTACATGATGGGCGGGCACGAATATCAGCTTCCTGACGGGGCCGTTGTTATCGCCGCCATTACCTCCTGTACCAACACGTCTAACCCGAGCGTGCTGATGGCTGCGGGGCTGCTGGCGAAAAAGGCTCTGACGCTGGGGCTGAAACGACAGCCGTGGGTCAAGGCCTCCCTGGCTCCGGGCTCCAAAGTTGTTTCTGATTACCTGGCGAAGGCGAGACTGACGCCGTATCTGGACGATCTTGGCTTCAACCTTGTAGGCTACGGCTGCACAACCTGTATCGGTAACTCCGGGCCGCTGCCGGATCCCATTGAGCAGGCCATCAAAAAAGGCGATCTTACCGTCGGTGCGGTGCTTTCCGGTAACCGTAACTTTGAAGGCCGTATCCACCCGCTGGTAAAAACGAACTGGCTGGCTTCGCCGCCGCTGGTGGTTGCCTATGCGCTGGCCGGGAACATGAACGTTAACCTGGTGACCGATCCGCTGGGACACGATCGCAAAGGTGACCCGGTTTATCTTAAAGATATCTGGCCGAGCAGCCAGGAGATCGCCCGTGCGGTAGCCCAGGTTTCCACTGAAATGTTCAACAAAGAATATGCTGAGGTCTTCGAAGGCACGCCGGAGTGGCGCAACATCCAGGTTGACCGGTCTGACACCTATGGCTGGCAGAGCGATTCCACCTATATCCGTCTGTCGCCGTTCTTCGATGATATGGAAGCGGAGCCGAAGCCCGTTGAGGATATCCACGGTGCCCGCGTGCTGGCCATGTTGGGGGATTCGGTCACTACGGACCACATCTCACCTGCGGGGAGTATCAAGCCAGACAGCCCGGCGGGACGCTATCTGCAAAATCACGGCGTGGAGCGCAAAGACTTCAACTCCTACGGATCGCGCCGCGGCAACCACGAAGTGATGATGCGCGGCACCTTTGCCAACATCCGTATCCGCAACGAAATGGTTCCCGGCATTGAAGGCGGCATGACGCGCCTGCTGCCCGGCGATGAGCTGATGTCCATCTACGATGCGGCAATGCGCTATCAGGCCAAAGGCATTCCGTTGGCGGTCATCGCTGGTAAAGAGTACGGCTCTGGCTCAAGCCGCGACTGGGCGGCAAAAGGCCCGCGTCTGCTGGGGGTGAGGGTGGTTATTTCCGAATCGTTCGAACGTATCCACCGCTCAAATCTGATTGGCATGGGCATTCTGCCGCTGGAGTTCCCGCAGGGCGTGACGCGCAAAACGCTGGGCCTGACGGGAGACGAGACGCTCGATATCGCCGGCCTGAACGACCTGAAGCCGGGCGCGACGGTGCCGGTGACGCTGATTCATGCCGACGGTCGCAAAGAGGTGGTGGAGTGTCGCTGCCGAATCGACACCGGCAATGAGTTAACCTATTTCCGTAACGATGGCATTTTGCACTACGTGATCCGTAATATGCTGAAGTGAGAAAGGAGATCCGCCCGAAGCGTAGGGCGGATAAACGAAGAGTCATCCGCCGCTGGGTTGTCTGGTGGATGGCGCTGCCGCTTATCCCCCCTACAATTGATCGAGAATTATTCGGAAAGCAAATGCCCCATCTTCGCCGCTTTCGTGTCCAGATAGTGCGCGTTCTTCGGGTTACGCCCCACAATTAACGGCACTCGCTCAACGATATTAATACCCGCCTCGCTCAGAATTTCGACTTTCTTCGGGTTATTGGTCAGCAAGCGCACCGCGTCCACGCCCAGCAGCTTGAACATATCCGCGCATAAGGTGAAGTCACGCTCGTCCGCCGCAAAGCCTAACTGATGGTTTGCTTCAACCGTGTCGTAACCTTTGTCCTGCAGGGCGTAGGCACGGATTTTATTCAGCAGCCCAATATTTCTGCCTTCCTGACGATGGTAAAGCAGCACGCCGCGGCCTTCCTCTGCTATGTGCGACAGCGCGGCTTCGAGCTGGAAACCGCAGTCGCAGCGCAGGCTAAACAGCGCGTCACCCGTCAGGCATTCAGAATGCACACGGGCCAGTACGGATTGATCCCCGGTAATATCACCAAAAACCAGGGCCACGTGGTCCTGCCCGGTTGCCAGTTCTTCAAAACCCACCATCAGGAAATCGCCCCATGGGGTTGGCAGTTTGGCTTCTGCCACACGTTTAAGCTGCATGTGATTCTCCAGGTACTTATTTTGACGCCCGGGGGCGACTGCCAGCTTTCTGGCGGCAATGATTATCGTTATTTTGCCACAAGGCGGAACACTTCGCCTAATAGACTGGCCGGTCTGCTATTTTTACCTGTAGCAGAACGTGCCGTTTTCCCTTCTGTGCACTTTTTCGGGTATCCTTGGGCGACTTTGATTGTTAAGGAGCAACAATGCGGGCTATCGCTAAACGAACGGCTGCCGGTGCCGGACTGCTATTAATCATGCCGTTAACCGTCTGGTTTTCTGGCTGGCAATGGGCACCTGACGGCGGTAACGCCTGGCTAAAAGCGATGTATTGGGTCACAGAGACCGTGACTCAGCCCTGGGGCATTATCACGCACGTTTTGCTCTGCGGCTGGTTCCTGTGGTGCCTCAGGTTCCGCTTAAAAGCGGCGCTGATGCTTTTTGCTATCCTTGGTTCGGCTATCCTTATTGGTCAGGGTGTTAAGTCGGTGATTAAAGATAAAGTCCAGGAGCCGCGTCCGTTTGTGGTCTGGCTTGAAAAAACGCAGCATGTTCCGACCGATGAGTTCTACAATTTAAAGCGTAAGCAGCGCGGTGAGCTGGTTAAAAATCAACTTTCCACCCACAGCGAAGTGCCTGGCTGGCTGCGTCAGCACTGGCAAAAAGAGACCGGCTTTGCGTTTCCCTCAGGCCACACTATGTTTGCCGCCAGCTGGGCATTATTAGGTGTTGGGCTGCTCTGGCCGCGTCGCCGCACGTTTACCCTCGTCCTGCTGCTGGTATGGGCTACAGGCGTAATGGGTAGCCGTTTGCTGCTGGGCATGCATTGGCCACGGGATCTGGCGGTGGCTACGCTCATCTCCTGGCTGCTGGTCACGCTTGCCACCTGGCTTGCTCAAAAGTGGTGCGGACCGCTTACGCCGCCAGCGGAAGAAGACCAGGAAATAGCCGAAAGGGATGAAGAACCTTGAGATTATTGATTTAATCCCCATTTCTAATGAATTGGACGTCGCTAATGGATTCCCCGGGCTCCCCGGAAATGGTAATTTATACCGTTGAACAGCATTAGGGCATAACAGTCGCGCAAGACCACATAACGGGAAGTAATGTGAAATATTTATTCATCTTTTTACTGCTGCTGGCGATCTTTGTGGTTTCCGTTACCTTGGGTGCGCAAAACGATCAGGTCGTTAACTTTAATTACCTGCTGGCGCAGGGCGAATACCGGGTCTCCACATTGCTGGCAACACTCTTTGCCGCTGGCTTTATCATCGGCTGGCTGATTTGTAGCCTGTTCTGGTTGCGCGTGCGTATTCTTCTTGCGCGTGCCGATCGTAAAGTTAAACGCCTTGAGCAACAGGTGACCGTGGAGCCCGTGGTGCCAGCGACCTCCGTTCCGGCAGTGAAGGAATAACCGTATATGCTGGAGCTGCTGTTTCTGCTGTTGCCCGTGGCTGCCGCTTACGGCTGGTACATGGGACGCAGAAGTGCGCATCAAGATAAACAACAGGAAGCCAACCGCCTGTCGCGAGACTACGTCGCCGGGGTGAACTTCCTGCTGTCTAATCAGCAGGACAAAGCGGTCGATCTCTTCCTGGATATGCTGAAAGAAGATACCAGCACCGTAGAGGCTCACCTTACGCTTGGTAACCTTTTTCGTTCTCGCGGTGAAGTCGACCGCGCAATCCGTATCCACCAGTCGCTAATGGAAAGCGCTTCGTTGACCTACGAGCAGCGTCTGCTGGCCGTGCAACAGCTGGGCCGGGATTACATGGCTGCCGGGCTATACGATCGGGCAGAAGACATGTTTGCCCAGCTGGTAGACGAAACCGACTTCCGAGTCAGCGCGCTGCAACAGCTGCTGCAGATTTATCAGGCAACCAGCGACTGGCAGAAAGCCATTGACGTTGCAGAACGCCTGGTCAAGCTTGGTAAAGACAAACAGCGTACGGAAATTGCCCATTTTTACTGTGAGCTTGCGCTGCAGTTGATGGGCAGCGACGATCTGGATCGCGCCATGTCGCTGCTGAAGAAGGGCGCGGCGTCGGACAAAAACTGTGCCCGCGTCTCTATCATGATGGGCCGCATTTTCATGGCAACAGGCGAGTATGCCAAAGCCGTGGAATCCTTACAGCGCGTTATCGACCAGGACAGCGAGCTGGTCAGCGAAACGCTGGACATGCTGCAGGTCTGTTTCCAGCAGCTCAATAAGCCCGACGAGTGGGAAGCGTTCCTCAAGCGCTGCGTTGAAGAGAATGCCGGTGCCGTCGCGGAACTGATGCTGGCTGGTATTCTGGAGCAGAAAGAGGGTGCCGATACGGCGCAGGTATATATCAACCGGCAGCTGCAGCGCCACCCGACAATGCGCGTATTCCACCGCCTGATTGATTACCATCTTCATGAAGCAGAAGAAGGGCGGGCGAAAGAGAGTTTGATCGTATTACGTGATATGGTGGGCGAGCAGGTGAGGACCAAACCGCGTTATCGCTGTCAGAAGTGTGGTTTCACCGCCTTCACCATGTACTGGCACTGCCCGTCGTGCCGGGCATGGTCAACCGTTAAGCCCATTCGGGGTCTGGACGGACAATAAAACGGCGGCAGGCTAGCGCCGTTTTAAAAAAGCCCGCACTTTAGTTACAACATACTTCTCTGTTTTTGCCTCCTCATTTTTGCATCGAGCAGCCATCGCCTGGCAGGCCTAAATGGCAACTGTAAATTTCCCCCGCGCCCGAGTAGAATGCTTGCCGTTTATCCCCTGCGCCGCGCTGGTGCCCAACAGTCAGAAGGTTAAGTCATGAATTCAACCGCATCCTCCTCCCGTGTTGCCACCGATTCGCCACTTGTCGTTGCGCTCGATTACGACAAGCGCGACAGCGCGCTGGCATTCGTCGACCGTATCGACCCGCAGGACTGCCGCCTGAAGGTCGGTAAGGAGATGTTCACGCTTTTCGGGCCGCAGTTCGTCAGCGATCTGCAGCAGCGCGGCTTTGATGTCTTTCTCGACCTGAAATTTCATGATATTCCAAACACTACCGCCCGTGCGGTGGCGGCAGCGGCCGAGCTTGGCGTATGGATGGTTAACGTCCACGCCAGCGGCGGGGCGCGTATGATGAGCGCAGCACGTGAGGCGTTAACGCCATTTGGCAAAGATGCTCCGCTGCTGATCGCCGTCACCGTGCTGACCAGCATGGATGCCAGCGATCTGGCTGATTTAGGGATTAACGCAAGCCCGGCAGATTACGCTGAACGCCTCGCGCGCCTGACGCAAGACTGCGGTCTGGACGGCGTGGTCTGTTCGGCTCATGAAGCCGCGCGCTTTAAAAATGAGCTGGGTCAGGCATTTAAGCTGGTCACGCCTGGCATTCGTCCGGTTGGCAGCGAGGCGGGCGATCAGCGTCGTATTATGACACCGCTTCAGGCGCAGACGGCGGGCGTGGACTATATGGTGATCGGGCGTCCGATCACCCAATCTGCCGATCCGGCGCAAACGCTACGTGATATTCGCGCGTCGCTGCAACAGGGGGCATAAACATGAAAGATGAGAACAGCCGTCTGGTCTACTCAACGGACACGGGACGAATTGACGAGCCTAAAGCGGCAGTGGTGCGTCCGAAAGGGGACGGAATTGTACGAATTCAGCGTCAGACCAGCGGGCGAAAAGGCAAAGGGGTTTGCCTGATTACCGGTATCGATGCGGATGATGCCTCTCTTGCAACCCTTGCCGCCGAGCTGAAAAAAAAATGCGGCTGCGGGGGGGCGCTGAAGGACGGAGTGATTGAAATTCAGGGCGATAAACGCGACCTGATTAAATCATTGCTGGAAGCAAAAGGAATGAAAGTAAAACTGGCGGGCGGCTAACGCTTTTATTTCATAGAAATTATCAGGCCACGGTCATTACCGTGGCCTCAGACTAATGACAAACATAAAACGTTTGAGAATCGAACAGATCTCACAAAAAATAAATAAGGGAAATCAATTCATTGATTTTCGGCAGCTAACCACAAAGAAGGAAAAACCACGCTTTTTCCTTCTTTGTCAGCACGATCAGGCCACGGTAATTGCCGTGGCCTTTTGTTATGTCTGCTGCAA encodes the following:
- a CDS encoding YciN family protein gives rise to the protein MQSTTQPIDRETLLAEANKIIREHEDFMHGMHATGVEQKNGVLVFSGEYFLDEQGLPTGKSTAVFNMFKHLAHLLSEKYHLQD
- the topA gene encoding type I DNA topoisomerase, which gives rise to MGKALVIVESPAKAKTINKYLGNDYVVKSSVGHIRDLPTSGSTTKKSADSASTKTTKKVKKDERGALVNRMGVDPWHSWEAQYEVLPGKEKVVSELKSLAEKADHIYLATDLDREGEAIAWHLREVIGGDESRYSRVVFNEITKNAIQQAFEKPGELNIDRVNAQQARRFMDRVVGYMVSPLLWKKIARGLSAGRVQSVAVRLVVEREREIKAFVPEEFWEIDANLATPKGDNLPVQVSHHKDKPFRPVNREQTMAAVSELEKASYSVLEREDKPTSSKPGAPFITSTLQQAASTRLGFGVKKTMMMAQRLYEAGHITYMRTDSTNLSQDAVNMVREYIGENFGKKYLPESPLQYSNKENSQEAHEAIRPSDVGVVSESLKDMEADAQKLYQLIWRQFVACQMTPAQYDSTTLTVAAGDYRLKARGRILRFDGWTKVMPALRKGDEDKTLPAVNKGDAMSLVELLPGQHFTKPPARFSEASLVKELEKRGIGRPSTYASIISTIQDRGYVRVENRRFYAEKMGEIVTDRLEENFRELMNYDFTAQMENNLDQVANNQAEWKGVLDEFFTDFSGQLEKAAQEPEEGGMRPNQMVLTSIDCPTCGRQMGIRTASTGVFLGCSGYALPPKERCKTTINLVPENEVLNVLEGDDAETNALRAKRRCAKCGTAMDSYLIDPKRKLHVCGNNPTCDGYEIEEGEFRIKGYDGPIVECEKCGSEMHLKMGRFGKYMACTNEDCKNTRKILRNGEVAPPKEDPVPLPELPCEKSDAYFVLRDGAAGVFLAANTFPKSRETRAPLVEELYRFRDRLPEKLRYLANAPQQDAEGNKSVVRFSRKTKQQYVSSEKDGKATGWSAFFVDGKWVEGKK
- the cysB gene encoding HTH-type transcriptional regulator CysB, coding for MKLQQLRYIVEVVNHNLNVSSTAEGLYTSQPGISKQVRMLEDELGIQIFARSGKHLTQVTPAGQEIIRIAREVLSKVDAIKSVAGEHTWPDKGSLYVATTHTQARYALPGVIKGFIERYPRVSLHMHQGSPTQIAEAVSKGNADFAIATEALHLYDDLVMLPCYHWNRSIVVTPDHPLASKESVTIEELAQYPLVTYTFGFTGRSELDTAFNRAGLTPRIVFTATDADVIKTYVRLGLGVGVIASMAVDPVSDPDLVRIEAQGVFSHSTTKIGFRRSTFLRSYMYDFIQRFAPHLTRDVVDTAVALRSNEDIEAMFKDIKLPAK
- a CDS encoding YmiA family putative membrane protein — encoded protein: MPAGREQPQRDPELKRKAWLAVFVVSGLFWLVVALVAWHYWS
- the ymiC gene encoding small membrane protein YmiC, yielding MINFGSLKYWSWVGAFTVSVLFWAQLIATLAN
- the acnA gene encoding aconitate hydratase AcnA, translating into MSSTLREASKDTLQALDKTYHYYSLPLASKELGDITRLPKSLKVLLENLLRWQDEDSVTREDIHALAGWLKNAHADREIAYRPARVLMQDFTGVPAVVDLAAMREAVKRLGGDTAKVNPLSPVDLVIDHSVTVDHFGDDDAFEENVRLEMERNHERYVFLRWGQQAFSRFSVVPPGTGICHQVNLEYLGKAVWSEMQGDELVAYPDTLVGTDSHTTMINGLGVLGWGVGGIEAEAAMLGQPVSMLIPDVVGFKLDGKLGEGITATDLVLTVTQMLRKHGVVGKFVEFYGDGLDSLPLADRATIANMAPEYGATCGFFPIDAVTLDYMRLSGRTEDQIALVEAYAKAQGMWRNTGDEPVFTSTLSLDMNEVEASLAGPKRPQDRVALGDVPKAFSASNELEVNSSQKDRAPVNYMMGGHEYQLPDGAVVIAAITSCTNTSNPSVLMAAGLLAKKALTLGLKRQPWVKASLAPGSKVVSDYLAKARLTPYLDDLGFNLVGYGCTTCIGNSGPLPDPIEQAIKKGDLTVGAVLSGNRNFEGRIHPLVKTNWLASPPLVVAYALAGNMNVNLVTDPLGHDRKGDPVYLKDIWPSSQEIARAVAQVSTEMFNKEYAEVFEGTPEWRNIQVDRSDTYGWQSDSTYIRLSPFFDDMEAEPKPVEDIHGARVLAMLGDSVTTDHISPAGSIKPDSPAGRYLQNHGVERKDFNSYGSRRGNHEVMMRGTFANIRIRNEMVPGIEGGMTRLLPGDELMSIYDAAMRYQAKGIPLAVIAGKEYGSGSSRDWAAKGPRLLGVRVVISESFERIHRSNLIGMGILPLEFPQGVTRKTLGLTGDETLDIAGLNDLKPGATVPVTLIHADGRKEVVECRCRIDTGNELTYFRNDGILHYVIRNMLK
- the ribA gene encoding GTP cyclohydrolase II; this translates as MQLKRVAEAKLPTPWGDFLMVGFEELATGQDHVALVFGDITGDQSVLARVHSECLTGDALFSLRCDCGFQLEAALSHIAEEGRGVLLYHRQEGRNIGLLNKIRAYALQDKGYDTVEANHQLGFAADERDFTLCADMFKLLGVDAVRLLTNNPKKVEILSEAGINIVERVPLIVGRNPKNAHYLDTKAAKMGHLLSE